From a single Lolium rigidum isolate FL_2022 chromosome 7, APGP_CSIRO_Lrig_0.1, whole genome shotgun sequence genomic region:
- the LOC124674363 gene encoding ribulose bisphosphate carboxylase small subunit, chloroplastic 1-like produces the protein MAPAVMASSATTTVAPFQGLKSTAGLPVSRRSAASLGSVSNGGRIRCMQVWPIEGIKKFETLSYLPPLSPEALLKQIDFLIRSKWVPCLEFSKVGFIFREFGSTPGYYDGRYWTMWKLPMFGCTDAAQVLKEVEEVKKEYPDAYVRIIGFDNIRQVQCVSFIAFKPPGCEESGKA, from the exons ATGGCCCCTGCCGTGATGGCTTCCTCGGCCACTACCACCGTGGCACCCTTCCAGGGCCTCAAGTCCACCGCTGGCCTCCCCGTCAGCCGCCGCAGCGCCGCCAGCCTCGGCAGCGTCAGCAACGGTGGAAGGATCAGGTGCATGCAG GTGTGGCCGATTGAGGGCATCAAGAAATTCGAGACCCTATCTTACCTGCCACCGCTCTCGCCCGAGGCCCTCCTGAAGCAGATCGACTTTTTGATCCGCTCCAAATGGGTTCCCTGCTTGGAGTTCAGCAAGGTTGGCTTCATCTTCCGTGAGTTCGGGAGCACTCCCGGATACTACGACGGCAGGTACTGGACAATGTGGAAGCTGCCCATGTTCGGCTGCACTGACGCCGCCCAGGTCCtcaaggaggtggaggaggtcaaGAAGGAGTACCCTGACGCCTATGTCCGCATCATCGGTTTCGACAACATCCGTCAGGTGCAGTGCGTCAGCTTCATCGCCTTCAAGCCACCAGGCTGCGAGGAGTCCGGCAAGGCATAA